One Paraburkholderia sp. IMGN_8 DNA window includes the following coding sequences:
- a CDS encoding HDOD domain-containing protein: MVKAAVLDRLWTRMSERGDFPMLSQSLRTTMAAMNNDDLDFTGLVQVVLSDFALTQKVLRLANSAMYMAFGGNITTVSRALMVLGMDAVGHLVVGLKIVDHFHHSAPRRIDAKLELNRTLLSGCVARKLTERGDLRAGEEAVVCTLMRQIGKLLVVFYLDAEWDQIRRHIESGTLESDACVLVLGVTFDEIGMEAATRWRLPDMIRSGMGEFDPQDTEQPRQVQWLRAITNYSTAVAGVLTQQNMPEWERESRIGELAHDYSRALNTDPEVLLDMSVALAREEGGDGVMREIVELRANADAIAREALNPEARITAGVEDLRALPAGSPLAPALAMASETVLAGLGFARTVVFVKHSNGTFRARLGLGPKIDAALPRLSFSTAFEPDVFHLAIANSVGIFIENARDPKMVARLPEWFRRSFDDTRAFVLLPVVDETEKTIALLYGDWSDTQEVRRISQKEMAALNELARELGRFFAQGQMQEMETM; encoded by the coding sequence ATGGTAAAGGCGGCGGTGCTCGACAGGCTCTGGACGCGGATGAGCGAGCGCGGCGATTTCCCTATGCTGTCGCAGTCGCTGCGTACCACCATGGCGGCAATGAACAACGACGACCTCGACTTCACCGGACTCGTGCAAGTCGTGTTATCGGATTTCGCGTTGACGCAAAAAGTGCTGCGCCTGGCCAACTCGGCCATGTATATGGCGTTCGGCGGCAACATCACGACCGTGTCGCGCGCGCTGATGGTGCTCGGCATGGACGCGGTCGGCCACCTCGTCGTCGGCCTGAAGATCGTCGATCACTTTCATCACAGCGCGCCGCGCCGCATCGACGCGAAACTCGAACTGAACCGCACGCTGCTGTCGGGCTGCGTCGCGCGCAAGCTGACTGAGCGCGGCGATCTGCGCGCCGGCGAAGAGGCGGTGGTCTGCACGCTGATGCGCCAGATCGGCAAGCTGCTGGTGGTGTTCTATCTCGACGCAGAGTGGGATCAGATCCGCCGCCACATCGAAAGCGGCACGCTCGAATCCGACGCCTGCGTCCTCGTACTCGGCGTAACGTTCGACGAAATCGGCATGGAAGCGGCCACACGCTGGCGTCTGCCGGACATGATCCGCTCGGGCATGGGCGAGTTCGATCCGCAGGATACCGAGCAGCCACGCCAGGTGCAGTGGCTGCGCGCCATCACCAACTATTCGACGGCCGTGGCCGGCGTGCTGACCCAGCAGAACATGCCGGAGTGGGAACGCGAATCCCGCATCGGCGAATTGGCCCATGATTACAGCCGCGCGCTGAACACCGACCCGGAGGTGCTGCTCGATATGAGCGTCGCGCTCGCCCGTGAAGAAGGCGGCGACGGCGTGATGCGCGAGATCGTCGAGTTGCGCGCCAATGCGGACGCAATTGCGCGCGAGGCGCTCAATCCGGAAGCGCGCATCACGGCAGGGGTCGAAGATTTGCGTGCCCTGCCCGCCGGCAGCCCGCTCGCGCCGGCGCTGGCAATGGCCTCCGAAACCGTGCTGGCCGGCCTCGGATTTGCGCGCACGGTTGTGTTCGTCAAGCACAGCAACGGCACCTTCAGGGCGCGCCTCGGTCTCGGCCCGAAAATCGACGCGGCGCTGCCGAGGCTGTCGTTCAGCACCGCCTTCGAGCCCGACGTATTTCATCTCGCGATAGCGAACTCGGTGGGTATCTTCATCGAGAACGCGCGCGATCCGAAGATGGTCGCGCGGTTGCCTGAGTGGTTCCGCCGCTCGTTCGACGACACGCGCGCGTTCGTGCTGCTGCCGGTGGTCGACGAGACCGAGAAAACCATCGCGCTACTATACGGCGACTGGTCGGATACCCAGGAGGTGCGCCGGATCTCACAGAAAGAGATGGCCGCGCTGAATGAACTGGCCAGGGAGCTAGGACGTTTTTTCGCCCAGGGGCAAATGCAGGAAATGGAGACGATGTGA
- a CDS encoding sensor domain-containing phosphodiesterase, with protein sequence MEANRITAPRRGSLRTVIDRLRAFGRRAEPKPQLDASRAAQLEQVVGAVDLLAHVDHELRFLYVSDASLRFIGYHREYLETITLHDLVAPADVQRLDALLARAATTGNVEKATLSLIKSLTYPITVELRVVRNNHGGIDGYAIAGFDVSAWRATEERLTQALHHDRLTNLANQSALIPALLDAQQQADAHGTPAALLLLDIDDYQRVNRALGYDAGDEMLRDTARRLLNMTSPSETIARVASDEFAILVKAATDRTHAAAAAEALARRLLTAILQPYVFNGQQVHLSASIGIALYPDVRHVNDTAAHDTHLLRWADHALQQAKAAGGNTLAFYVPDDNPADAERLKLEADLYDGVRNGEFSLHFQPITSSRTHGVVGVEALIRWLHPVHGLVPPSMFIPLAESIGLINFLGNWVLKVACMQLIQWDAQGISLQYVAVNVSPQQFRDPRFKDAVREAIELTGIDPRRVVFEITESLLMHDPAHAKGLLEEFTAMGIRFAIDDFGTGYSSLAYLQRFPLAKLKIDRSFVENLLTSRNDQAIVSAVVGLAQTLDLELVAEGVETEEQRTLLTEMGCDHIQGWLVCKALPSDELAQRFESRTLHLHAA encoded by the coding sequence ATGGAAGCGAACAGGATCACCGCGCCCCGCCGGGGCTCCTTGCGCACGGTCATCGACCGGCTGCGGGCGTTCGGCCGGCGCGCGGAGCCCAAACCGCAGTTGGACGCAAGCCGCGCTGCGCAACTGGAACAAGTGGTCGGCGCCGTCGACCTGCTGGCGCACGTCGATCACGAACTGCGCTTTCTCTATGTTTCCGACGCCAGTCTGCGCTTCATCGGCTACCACCGCGAGTATCTCGAGACCATCACGCTGCACGATCTGGTGGCGCCCGCCGACGTCCAGCGCCTCGACGCGTTGCTCGCGCGCGCCGCCACGACGGGCAACGTCGAGAAAGCTACGCTCAGCCTCATCAAGTCGCTGACCTACCCGATCACGGTCGAACTGCGCGTGGTGCGCAACAACCACGGCGGCATCGACGGTTACGCGATCGCCGGTTTCGACGTGTCGGCCTGGCGAGCCACTGAGGAACGCTTGACCCAGGCGCTGCATCACGACCGCCTGACCAACCTCGCCAACCAGTCGGCGCTGATCCCCGCGCTGCTCGACGCGCAACAGCAAGCCGACGCGCACGGCACGCCGGCCGCTCTGCTGCTGCTCGACATCGACGACTATCAGCGCGTGAACCGCGCGCTCGGCTACGACGCCGGCGACGAAATGCTGCGCGACACCGCGCGGCGTCTATTGAATATGACGAGCCCGAGCGAGACGATCGCGCGCGTGGCCAGCGACGAGTTCGCGATCCTCGTGAAGGCGGCGACGGACCGCACCCACGCGGCGGCGGCCGCCGAAGCGCTAGCCCGCCGCTTGTTGACCGCGATCCTGCAGCCGTACGTATTCAACGGCCAGCAGGTGCATCTGTCGGCGAGCATCGGCATTGCGCTCTACCCCGACGTGCGCCACGTCAACGACACCGCCGCGCACGACACGCATCTGCTGCGCTGGGCCGACCATGCGCTGCAACAGGCCAAGGCGGCCGGCGGCAACACGCTCGCCTTCTATGTGCCGGACGACAACCCGGCCGACGCCGAACGTCTGAAGCTCGAAGCCGATCTGTACGACGGCGTGCGCAACGGCGAGTTCTCACTGCACTTCCAGCCGATCACCAGCAGCCGCACGCATGGCGTGGTCGGCGTCGAGGCGCTGATCCGCTGGCTGCATCCCGTGCACGGTCTGGTTCCCCCTTCGATGTTCATTCCGCTTGCTGAGTCGATCGGCCTGATCAACTTCCTCGGCAACTGGGTGTTGAAGGTGGCCTGCATGCAGTTGATCCAGTGGGACGCGCAGGGCATCTCGTTGCAGTACGTGGCCGTGAACGTGTCGCCGCAGCAGTTCCGTGATCCGCGTTTCAAGGACGCCGTACGCGAAGCGATCGAACTGACCGGCATCGATCCGCGCCGCGTCGTGTTCGAGATCACCGAAAGCCTGCTGATGCACGACCCGGCGCACGCCAAAGGCCTGCTCGAGGAATTCACCGCGATGGGCATTCGCTTCGCCATCGACGATTTCGGCACCGGCTATTCGAGCCTCGCCTACCTGCAGCGATTCCCTCTCGCGAAGCTCAAGATCGACAGGAGCTTTGTCGAGAATCTGCTAACCTCCCGGAACGATCAGGCAATCGTTAGCGCGGTCGTGGGTCTCGCGCAAACACTCGATCTCGAACTGGTCGCCGAGGGTGTCGAAACGGAAGAACAGCGCACCCTTCTGACCGAAATGGGATGCGACCATATTCAGGGTTGGCTCGTCTGCAAGGCGTTGCCCTCCGACGAACTCGCGCAGCGTTTCGAATCACGCACGCTACACTTGCACGCCGCATAG
- a CDS encoding 2-dehydropantoate 2-reductase N-terminal domain-containing protein, which translates to MRRGGMPSSPKICVAGAGAIGGTLAARLAAGGLKVSVFARGATLAAISRRGIELTDLSGSAQVKVQVSDQAEFGIQDIVFVCAKAHALAGLVASIEPMLGEETLVVPAVNGVPWWFFGGQCGGLDGESICAVDLRTTQRALR; encoded by the coding sequence GTGCGTCGCGGCGGTATGCCGTCGTCGCCGAAGATTTGCGTGGCCGGCGCGGGCGCGATTGGCGGCACCCTGGCGGCGCGGCTCGCCGCCGGTGGACTGAAGGTCAGCGTGTTCGCGCGTGGCGCGACACTAGCGGCCATTAGCCGGCGCGGTATCGAACTGACCGATCTGTCCGGGTCGGCCCAGGTGAAGGTGCAGGTCAGCGATCAAGCCGAATTCGGTATTCAGGACATCGTGTTCGTGTGTGCGAAGGCTCATGCGTTAGCCGGTTTGGTGGCGTCCATCGAACCGATGCTCGGCGAAGAGACGCTGGTTGTGCCGGCGGTCAACGGCGTGCCGTGGTGGTTTTTCGGTGGTCAATGCGGTGGCCTCGATGGCGAATCGATATGCGCCGTGGACCTTCGAACGACGCAGCGCGCGCTTCGATAA
- a CDS encoding branched-chain amino acid ABC transporter ATP-binding protein/permease yields MMPRRIFLCVLVLLAIGPLVLPPFYVTLLNYIALYALVTLGLVLLTGVGGMTSFGQAAFVGIGAYTTAVLSVQGATLPAWIGWLGASPWLTLVAGLLLTLAAACLIGVLTLRLSGHFLPLGTIAWGLSLYYAFGAIGGLGGNTGIADIPPVTVAGISLRDGARMYYLIWLFLLAAIVCTGNLLDSRAGRAIRALKGGTVMAEAMGVDTAQARMVIFIIAALQASASGWLYAHMQQFVNPVPFGIQMGIDYVFMAVIGGAGQVWGALLGAGVFTIAKEWLQDILPKLLGETGNFEIIVFGFGMVFLLHYARGGLWPLLARRLPVIGRSMRRAGLRVDANAAALPRRSMPPRGEVLLEVRDVTRRFGGLVANDSISLTVHAAEIVALLGPNGAGKSTMFNQISGVDTPTSGEVVFRGERITGIGSRKIAQRGMSRTFQHVRLLSRMSVLDNVALGTHLRGNGGVLRAAFRCGQAEERSLLAEAARQIQRVGLGAYLNEEAGALALGQQRVLEIARALASDPCLLLLDEPAAGLRYQEKRDLAELLNKLRAEGLAILLVEHDMDFVMNLVDRVVVMDFGKKIAEGLPAEVQQHPAVLEAYLGGED; encoded by the coding sequence ATGATGCCTCGCCGCATCTTTCTCTGCGTGCTGGTGTTGCTGGCGATCGGGCCGCTGGTGCTGCCGCCGTTTTACGTGACGCTGCTCAATTACATCGCCCTCTATGCGCTCGTGACGCTCGGCCTCGTACTGTTGACCGGCGTCGGCGGCATGACCAGTTTCGGCCAGGCAGCCTTTGTCGGCATTGGCGCGTACACCACCGCTGTGCTTAGCGTACAGGGCGCTACGTTACCGGCGTGGATCGGTTGGCTCGGTGCATCGCCATGGCTGACGCTCGTGGCCGGTTTGCTGTTGACCCTGGCGGCGGCCTGCCTGATCGGTGTGCTGACCTTGCGCCTGTCGGGCCACTTCCTGCCGCTTGGGACAATCGCGTGGGGCCTGAGTCTCTATTACGCGTTCGGCGCGATCGGCGGACTGGGCGGCAATACCGGCATCGCCGATATTCCGCCGGTGACAGTGGCCGGCATCAGCCTGCGCGACGGCGCGCGCATGTATTACCTGATCTGGTTGTTCCTGCTGGCGGCGATCGTCTGTACCGGCAATCTGCTCGATTCACGCGCGGGCCGCGCAATACGGGCACTCAAGGGCGGTACGGTGATGGCCGAAGCGATGGGCGTCGATACGGCGCAGGCGCGCATGGTGATCTTCATCATCGCTGCGCTGCAGGCGAGCGCGTCCGGCTGGCTCTATGCGCATATGCAGCAGTTCGTGAACCCGGTGCCGTTCGGCATCCAGATGGGGATCGACTATGTGTTCATGGCCGTCATCGGCGGCGCGGGGCAGGTGTGGGGCGCGCTGCTGGGCGCGGGCGTGTTCACCATCGCGAAAGAGTGGCTGCAGGACATCCTGCCGAAGCTGCTCGGCGAAACCGGCAACTTTGAAATCATCGTATTCGGCTTCGGCATGGTGTTTCTGCTGCATTACGCGCGTGGCGGATTGTGGCCGCTGCTCGCGCGCCGGTTGCCGGTCATCGGGCGGAGCATGCGCCGGGCGGGTCTTCGCGTGGACGCGAATGCCGCCGCGTTGCCGAGGCGGTCCATGCCGCCAAGGGGCGAAGTTCTGCTGGAAGTGCGCGACGTCACGCGCCGCTTTGGTGGTCTGGTGGCGAACGATTCCATCAGTCTGACCGTGCATGCAGCGGAGATCGTCGCGTTGCTGGGGCCGAACGGCGCGGGCAAGAGCACGATGTTCAACCAGATCTCCGGCGTCGATACGCCGACCTCCGGCGAAGTGGTGTTTCGCGGCGAGCGCATCACCGGCATCGGCTCGAGAAAGATCGCCCAGCGCGGCATGAGCCGCACCTTCCAGCACGTGCGGTTATTGAGCCGGATGAGCGTGCTCGACAACGTCGCGCTCGGTACGCACCTGCGCGGCAACGGTGGCGTGCTGCGCGCCGCGTTCCGGTGCGGGCAGGCCGAGGAGCGCAGTTTGCTGGCCGAAGCGGCGCGGCAGATCCAGCGGGTCGGGCTGGGTGCGTATCTGAACGAGGAGGCCGGGGCGCTCGCGCTAGGTCAGCAGCGCGTGCTGGAAATCGCCCGGGCGCTGGCGTCCGATCCGTGCCTGCTGCTGCTCGACGAGCCTGCTGCCGGTCTGCGTTATCAGGAAAAACGCGATCTCGCCGAGTTGCTGAACAAACTGCGCGCAGAGGGACTGGCGATTCTGCTGGTCGAGCACGACATGGACTTTGTGATGAACCTGGTCGACCGTGTGGTGGTGATGGATTTCGGCAAGAAGATTGCCGAGGGTCTGCCGGCCGAGGTGCAACAGCATCCGGCCGTGCTCGAGGCCTATCTGGGCGGGGAGGATTGA
- a CDS encoding ABC transporter ATP-binding protein — protein sequence MAGQMLDVRNLSASYGKVRALSDVSLQVGEGQIVTVIGPNGAGKTTLLSALMGVLPSEGEIAFCGCHHAHAQIEDRVAAGMNLVPEKRELFAEMPVEDNLLLGAFSRIRQGHPDHSQTMQEVYELFPRLKQRRTQAAGTLSGGERQMLAVGRALMARPKLLMLDEPSLGLAPLIVREVFRIVAALRERGVSILLIEQNARAALKVADYAYVLETGALTMEGPADQIARDSRIVDVYLGLA from the coding sequence ATGGCCGGACAAATGCTGGATGTACGCAACCTGTCGGCCTCATACGGCAAGGTGCGCGCGCTGTCGGACGTCAGCCTGCAGGTGGGGGAAGGGCAGATCGTGACCGTGATCGGGCCGAACGGCGCGGGTAAGACCACGCTGCTGTCGGCGCTGATGGGCGTGCTGCCGTCGGAGGGCGAAATTGCATTTTGCGGCTGCCATCACGCGCATGCGCAGATCGAGGACAGGGTGGCAGCCGGTATGAATCTCGTGCCCGAAAAACGCGAGCTGTTCGCCGAAATGCCGGTGGAAGACAACCTGTTACTGGGCGCGTTCAGCCGGATTCGGCAAGGACATCCCGACCATTCGCAGACGATGCAGGAGGTCTATGAGTTGTTCCCGCGCTTGAAGCAACGCCGCACCCAGGCCGCGGGCACCCTCTCCGGCGGCGAGCGCCAGATGCTGGCTGTCGGCCGCGCGCTGATGGCGCGGCCCAAGCTGCTGATGCTCGACGAACCAAGTCTGGGTCTCGCGCCGCTGATCGTGCGGGAAGTGTTCCGCATTGTCGCCGCGTTGCGCGAGCGTGGCGTGTCGATCCTGCTGATCGAGCAAAACGCGCGCGCCGCGCTGAAGGTCGCGGACTATGCCTATGTGCTGGAAACCGGCGCGTTGACGATGGAAGGACCGGCGGATCAGATCGCGCGGGACTCGCGAATCGTCGACGTCTACCTGGGATTGGCTTGA
- a CDS encoding class II aldolase/adducin family protein, translating to MTYAILSDIRKPAHIDDAEWALRIQLTEFYHLVDYMGWTEMIFNHISARLPGADAHYLVNPFGLNYYEVTPDNLLKVDHEGHLVEPSPYPGNPAGFALHSAIHGAREDVHCIVHTHTTPISAIALKEEGFRYDDFYGAQLFGRVAYHTFEGITLFADEKARMLASLGDKHVLVLRNHGIAVCEKDIPGTFMLLWTAQRAAEIQCQAAALRGDDVPLSDAIKERCSQLAAQLIRNDRFAIKLFDAMVRKMRSARRVG from the coding sequence ATGACATACGCCATCCTTTCTGACATCCGCAAGCCGGCTCACATCGACGATGCCGAATGGGCGCTGCGCATTCAACTGACCGAGTTCTACCATCTGGTTGATTACATGGGCTGGACGGAAATGATCTTCAACCATATCTCGGCGCGCTTGCCCGGGGCAGACGCTCATTATCTGGTCAATCCTTTCGGCCTGAACTACTACGAAGTGACACCGGACAACCTGCTGAAGGTCGACCACGAGGGCCATCTGGTCGAGCCGTCGCCGTATCCCGGCAACCCGGCCGGGTTCGCTTTGCATAGCGCGATTCATGGCGCGCGAGAAGACGTGCATTGCATCGTCCACACGCATACGACACCGATTTCGGCCATTGCGTTAAAGGAAGAAGGCTTTCGTTACGACGACTTTTACGGCGCGCAGCTGTTTGGACGCGTGGCCTACCACACGTTCGAAGGGATCACGCTGTTCGCTGACGAGAAGGCGCGCATGCTGGCCAGCCTCGGCGACAAGCACGTGCTGGTGCTGCGCAACCACGGCATTGCCGTTTGCGAGAAGGATATTCCGGGCACCTTCATGCTGCTGTGGACCGCCCAGCGCGCAGCGGAAATTCAATGCCAGGCGGCGGCGCTGCGTGGCGACGATGTACCGCTGTCGGACGCCATCAAGGAGCGTTGTTCGCAACTGGCGGCGCAACTGATCCGCAACGATCGGTTCGCGATCAAGCTGTTTGATGCGATGGTGAGGAAGATGCGGAGTGCGCGTCGGGTTGGCTGA